In Quercus lobata isolate SW786 chromosome 12, ValleyOak3.0 Primary Assembly, whole genome shotgun sequence, a genomic segment contains:
- the LOC115972008 gene encoding uncharacterized protein LOC115972008 has product MSSEGPDLVCEVDNVQGIVDALTAVRWKRQQDAVVELSEHGVVLIVEETSCLQAKVYLQRELFIKYEYGGAQGRPRFGVSLGLLVDCLNTFSVPAGGRSSSTIEIRYPGPDMQLLLKSVDSLDACIYAEIRTRIPETISWDYNFEPAGITPLSFTVKSAALKEAIDDLEWPGSSVQIILQPDPPSVTFKGEGHGDLQIDFMYYVNTDLLIAFSCDRQVSYRYKYKFLQATTSNIPSSVIRDNRGSKLTIGRGGMLKVQHLVSVARPSIPHPHVDSAGYQQPSRIAYIEFFVKPEEDESTIND; this is encoded by the exons atgagttcAGAAGGCCCTGATCTAGTGTGCGAGGTGGACAACGTCCAAGGCATCGTTGATGCCCTAACCGCCGTCCGATGGAAACGGCAGCAGGACGCGGTGGTGGAATTATCGGAGCACGGCGTGGTTTTGATCGTGGAGGAAACCAGTTGTCTTCAGGCCAAAGTTTATCTTCAGCGCGAG CTTTTCATTAAATATGAGTACGGTGGTGCACAAGGGCGGCCTCGATTCGGTGTGAGCTTGGGCCTCTTGGTCGATTGCTTGAACACATTTTCGGTTCCGGCGGGTGGGCGTTCCTCTTCCACCATCGAAATTCGATATCCAGGCCCTGATATGCAGCTCCTTCTCAA GTCTGTTGATTCACTGGACGCTTGCATTTATGCGGAGATCAGGACAAGAATCCCAGAAACAATTTCATGGGACTATAATTTTGAACCTGCCGGAATCACCCCACTAAGTTTTACTGTTAAG TCTGCAGCATTGAAGGAAGCTATTGATGATCTTGAATGGCCTGGATCAAGTGTACAGATCATACTACAACCAGATCCTCCTTCTGTCACCTTTAAAGGTGAAGGCCATGGAGACTTACAG ATAGACTTCATGTATTATGTGAATACTGATCTCTTGATTGCATTTAGTTGTGATCGTCAGGTTTCTTATAG GTATAAATACAAGTTCCTCCAGGCAACAACTTCAAATATACCCAGCAGCGTTATTAGAGACAACAGAGGAAGCAAGTTGACTATTGGGCGAGGTGGAATGCTGAAAGTTCAGCACCTGGTTTCAGTTGCAAGACCATCCATTCCTCACCCACACGTTGATTCTGCTGGCTACCAGCAGCCTAGTCGGATTGCGTACATTGAGTTTTTTGTGAAACCTGAGGAAGATGAAAGCACCATAAATGATTAG
- the LOC115971959 gene encoding guanine nucleotide-binding protein-like NSN1 produces MVKRSKKSKSKRVPLKKKHKIIRKVKEHHKKKAKEAKKLGLNRKNKPEKDPGIPNDWPFKEQELKALEARRARAIDELELKKAERKERARKRKLGLLEDDDSSQLDKSASSADNSTGAGKSRDNSDRAFYKELVKVIEASDVILEVLDARDPLGTRCVDMEKLVMKAGPNKHLVLLLNKIDLVPREAVEKWLKYLREELPAVAFKCSTQEQRSNLGWKSSSKAAKPSNLLQTSDCLGADTLIKLLKNYSRSHEIKKSITVGVIGLPNVGKSSLINSLKRSHVVNVGSTPGLTRSMQEVQLDKNVKLLDCPGVVMLRSGANDASITLRNCKRIEKLDDPIGPVKEILKLCPASMLVTLFKVPSFDSVDDFLQKVATVRGKLKKGGVLDVEAAARIVLHDWNQGKIPYYTMPPIRNQGEPSEANIVSELGKEFNIDEVYNTESSFIGSLKSVDDLNPVEVPPSCPLNFDEDILENDEPKLSIQVDEGPEDMANDEDDVSMACEEDEEGRNKGKTATSRQNEKLYAVEGMLNTKMKKAEKKRRKKAEKSIPEDAMDDDYDFKLDYFKKGSAMDVGDKDNENQIIGKVPMSGIEFPDE; encoded by the exons ATGGTGAAGAGGAGCAAAA AAAGCAAGAGCAAGAGGGTCCCTCTAAAGAAGAAGCACAAGATCATAAGGAAGGTGAAGGAACACCACAAGAAGAAGGCGAAGGAGGCGAAGAAGCTCGGCCTCAACCGCAAGAATAAGCCGGAGAAAGACCCCGGTATCCCCAACGACTGGCCCTTCAAGGAACAGGAGCTCAAGGCTCTCGAAGCCCGCCGTGCCCGTGCCATCGACGAATTAGAACTCAAGAAAGCCGAACGCAAAgaaagg GCTCGAAAGAGGAAGTTGGGTTTACTAGAAGATGATGATAGCTCCCAATTGGATAAATCAGCTTCTTCAGCAGATAATTCTACTGGAGCTGGGAAAAGCCGGG ATAACTCAGATAGGGCTTTCTACAAGGAGTTGGTGAAAGTCATTGAAGCATCAGATGTCATTTTGGAAGTTCTTGATGCTCGTGATCCCCTAGGTACTAGATGCGTTGATATGGAGAAGTTGGTGATGAAAGCCGGTCCTAACAAGCATCTCGTGTTGCTTCTGAATAAAATTG ATCTTGTTCCTCGTGAAGCTGTTGAGAAGTGGCTCAAGTATCTTAGGGAAGAATTACCAGCTGTTGCATTTAAGTGCAGTACCCAAGAGCAAAGATCAAACTTAGGGTGGAAATCAAGCTCAAAGGCAGCAAAACCAAGCAATCTTCTACAAACTAGTGATTGTCTAGGAGCTGATACTCTTATTAAATTGTTGAAGAATTACTCAAGAAGCCACGAG ATCAAGAAATCAATTACAGTGGGTGTTATTGGCCTGCCCAATGTTGGTAAGAGTAGTCTCATTAATAGTTTAAAGAGATCCCATGTTGTCAATGTTGGTTCTACTCCTGGCTTAACAAGATCTATGCAAGAGGTTCAGTTAGACAAGAATGTCAAATTGTTAGATTGCCCTGGTGTTGTGATGCTTAGATCTGGAGCAAATGATGCATCTATAACCCTTCGAAATTGCAAAAGAATTGAGAAGTTGGATGATCCAATTGGTCCAG TGAAGGAGATTCTAAAGCTTTGCCCGGCCAGTATGTTGGTAACTTTGTTCAAGGTCCCTAGCTTTGACTCGGTTGATGACTTCCTTCAGAAAGTGGCTACTGTTAGGGGTAAGCTGAAAAAGGGTGGTGTTCTGGATGTTGAAGCTGCCGCAAGAATTGTTCTGCATGACTGGAATCAGG GTAAGATTCCATATTACACTATGCCCCCAATTAGGAATCAAGGAGAACCTTCAGAGGCCAACATTGTTTCTGAGCTTGGGAAAGAGTTTAACATTGATGAGGTTTATAACACTGAATCTTCGTTCATCGGAAGCCTCAAGTCTGTTGATGATCTCAATCCTGTGGAAGTTCCTCCAAGTTGCCCCCTCAATTTTGATGAGGATATACTCGAG AATGATGAACCAAAACTATCAATCCAAGTTGATGAAGGCCCCGAAGACATGGctaatgatgaagatgatgtgTCCATGGCatgtgaagaagatgaagaaggcagGAACAAGGGAAAAACTGCTACTAGCAGGCAGAATGAGAAGTTATATGCAGTTGAAGGTATGCTAAATACAAAGATGAAGAAagcagagaagaagagaaggaaaaaagctGAAAAGTCAATCCCAGAAGATGCCATGGACGATGACTACGATTTCAAATTGGATTATTTCAAGAAGGGATCTGCCATGGATGTTGGTGATAAGGacaatgaaaatcaaataattgGTAAGGTGCCTATGTCAGGTATTGAGTTCCCTGATGAGTGA